From a region of the Panulirus ornatus isolate Po-2019 chromosome 34, ASM3632096v1, whole genome shotgun sequence genome:
- the LOC139759934 gene encoding uncharacterized protein, giving the protein MVTSHHSGHLLVLIACFSLLSLPSDGATVYGLPRQLDDERHIEEDPIQEGAVFLGGATRLGENSFLRGNSIASIASSSSSSSSSSSTANDGKRDQSQRLQPYVPERYILVSPEEHFLMELFLHSAPPPPPPPPPPPPPHHHHHDPSRPMAEQRTGDVTTLPLPQDVDHQLQRKLPSLDPTRVADQPQQQLQLYLKQRRLSQQPQMQAKQRYQTDGGLKVAQKRWWGGNHRRGQIDRRASQNKYYDCLKSCIKEGQLHPIQCHTLC; this is encoded by the exons ATGGCGCCACTGTGTACGGTCTCCCCCGGCAGCTGGACGACGAGAGACACATAGAAGAGGACCCCATccaggaag GAGCCGTCTTTCTGGGCGGAGCCACACGGCTGGGCGAGAACAGCTTCCTCAGGGGCAACAGCATCGCCAGCAtcgccagcagtagcagcagcagcagcagtagcagcagtactgCCAACGACGGTAAAAGGGACCAGAGCCAGCGCCTCCAACCATACGTGCCGGAAAGATATATCCTCGTGTCTCCGGAAGAACATTTTTTAATGGAGCTGTTCCTCCATTcggcccctccacctccaccacctcctccaccaccaccacctccccaccaccaccaccacgaccccagcCGACCCATGGCAGAGCAGAGGACCGGTGACGTCACGACTCTCCCGCTCCCTCAAGACGTGGACCATCAGCTGCAGCGaaa GCTTCCATCCCTCGACCCTACCAGAGTAGCCGACCAGCCACAGCAGCAGTTACAGCTGTACCTGAAGCAGAGGCGTCTCTCACAACAGCCGCAAATGCAGGCCAAACAGCGCTACCAGACCGACGGAGGTCTGAAGGTGGCCCAGAAGAGGTGGTGGGGCGGCAACCACCGAAGGGGACAGATTGACCGCA GAGCATCACAGAACAAATACTATGACTGTCTAAAATCGTGCATCAAGGAGGGCCAACTGCACCCAATACAGTGTCACACACTCTGCTAA